Part of the Musa acuminata AAA Group cultivar baxijiao chromosome BXJ2-7, Cavendish_Baxijiao_AAA, whole genome shotgun sequence genome is shown below.
CATGCTCTATAAGGCTTGAGTGGTAAGAACAGTCTTTTGGCATGGTTGGCCACTAAAAGTATACCAATGCCTCACAAAACGTGGAGAAAAATAGTTGTACAATATGCTTATGTAATCTTTAAATTTGAGTACTTTAAATCTACTACTAATAACGGTGGTGATTATATTTTTAAGCAAAATCCATATGCTATTTATGCTTTTGTTACTGTATCTGATgatgtaaagaaaaaaatatatcatatataagtttaactgatttttaagtaataataataagatattaCTGGTCCAAGATAAaaccaaataaaagaaaagaaaagttaaataaaagagatatatatatatatatatatatatatatatatatatatatatatatatatatatatatatatatatgataggcCATATTTTTGGTCCTGAACGAATCACCAACAAACATCGCAAACTAACAATCACAAACACAACGTCGTACGCCAGCAGAACCATGGGGTGCATGCCATATCAAGTTCAACTACGGAACTATGCAAcctgaccaccccaagagctTGGGGTGGTGTCGTTTGCTTTTGGGACAGTACCGTCTGACACCGCTCAAGCACCCCCGAAGACGTCATCTCACCAGAGGGGTTGTCCCACCCCCGCGAGAATTAGCGGCAACACTGAATCGAGGGGCAACCGACTCTCGCGCGCAGGTATAAAGACCACCGGCCGATCCCAAGGAAAGAGAAGGAACAAAATGGAGGGGAATATGAACCAATCTAATTTGCTCGTCGaatgggccaaagtcgggaatcacccaaCGAAGACCGTTTTGCAGGGAGGCGATCACCATCAAGCTGTGAGAGTCTTCACCTCGAAGTCGTCACTCAATACGCTGAGGAGGGTGGTCTAGTGGTTTGGATCCCGACCAACGCCAGCCCGCGTCTCTCGTCTCAAAGAGGTACCCACGATGTGAGGAAGATCACCAATTATCTCGAGAGAGAGCACATGCAAATGCAATCCTTTCTCAAATTATAATAATAAGGTATTTTTAGTCCGCGATCAAATcaaaacaaaaaatttaaaaaaatatttaacttctcaaaagaaaaaaatactcaTACGTTCTTAAACTACTTTTAAGATCCTACTCCCTATATGCCTAGACATCTAGATTTGGATGAATGCATATATAGATGTTATCTATTTATATATAGATGCTAtctatatctaaaataataatttaaacaaaaaattgttatctctaaaattttatctaatcaacttacttaaaatataaaaatacgaAAATAAAATCTTTCAAAAATAATACTTTAAATCTGACTAgatgggtctattgaaatctgggctTTATGTAACTGTGGACTTATTTTGAGAAGATTATGGCAGAACTGACCTAAGAAAAAAAGTACATGTTATGATAAATACAAAATCTAATTGCTGTGCCAAAATGACCCAATCATTTGTTTTCTTATATATTAAGACGTTGttttttttgttgcttttgtTCAGGTACATGAATTTTGTCTTCTATTCTTCTTGAACTGATGCTTACTGCTTAGCATGCTACTTTGATGCAATTCATCGGATCAAGCTCATCTAACTGGGTGTGAACTAGACGATCAATCAACAAAAATCTCCACAATAAATAATTTCTAGTGGACTTCGATCGAAGACCTCAATAATTGATAATTTGGTATCTTACGTGGGACACACGTAACCGATGAAGGTGGAATAAATTTCAATGCGTTGTTTAGATAGTAGAATCTTTGGATGTTTGGATAAGGGCGTAATCGGATGGAGGAGACGGGTTTGGGTGAAGAACCGACCGACCGTTCCGTTGGGTCCAAGAAATATTGAAGCCGAATTCATTGCATTAACGTCGGCCGTCCAGTGCACGTGACGTAATAAAATTGACCTGTCGGAAAGGGACGACTGGACATTTAAGGTCAACTGATTCAGTAGCCTTGCCGGCCTAACTCACTGGTCATACAATTTATCGTCCTCGTTTGCTGACACAATGTTCACTAATTAATGATTATTGGGTATTATCAAAACACGTTTTTAGCTCTCGACTGAGAGTAAAATAGCAATCGACAGATTATGATTGATGATATTTTTCATTTGGTAcggttatgtatatatatgctaaTTTAGAACAGATTTAGAAGACTATATACGAATATTAAAAAAGGTCAAACTTGGAGGTTTGAAATCTTGAAAATGAACGAAGATTCCGTTCCCACCTGACAAGCGATATCTTCTATGTTCCGAATACCAATGCATTGATTGGGTTCTCCTTCTTCTTGGAACTCTTTATTCGAGAGAGTAGCGGTTGGGCTGTGTTGGATCGGCTTAGAGGAGGAGAGAGATGGGAGTGATACCGGAAGTGACGTTGAGCTCCGGCCACGCCATGCCACTCGTGGGCCTTGGCACGGCCTCGTACCCGCCGGCGACTCCCGAAGCCTTCCGCACGGTGATGATGGACGCCATCGCCCTCGGCTACCGCCACTTCGACACCGCGTCGCTGTACGGGACGGAGGAACGCCTGGGCGAAGCGGTGGCCGACGCCATCGGGCAGGGCCTGGTCAAGCGAGAGGAGCTCTTCATCACGTCCAAGCTGTGGTGCACCGATGCCCACGCCGACCGCGTCGTCGCCGCCCTTCGACAGTCCCTTGGGTAACGCTTTGGATCCCTAACCTCGTTCGCGCATCCATTTCCGTTCTCGTCGAGAAATACCAATTGTTTCGTCAGAAAGAGGACATTTGACTGTGACCGGATGTGTATGCAGCACTCTTAAACTAGAATATCTGGATCTGTATCTGGTGCATTGGCCCATAAGTATGAAGCCAAGTGATACAAAGTTCCCGATCAACAAAGATGACTTCCTTCCCATTGATCTGAAGGCGGTTTGGGAAGCCATGGAGGAGTGTCAGAGGGCAGGCCTCACGAAGTCGATTGGAGTGAGCAATTTCAGCTGTAAGAAGCTGGAACGACTTCTCTCTACTGCTTCGATCCCTCCGGCCGTCAATCAGGTAATTGGGTCATTGCTGGGAATGGATGGCGCAAATATTTCCATAGCCTAATATGTAGTAATCGTGCGAGTTATGTCAGGTGGAAATGAATCCCATTTGGCAACAGAACAAACTGTTGGACTATGCGAAGAACAAAGGTATCAAGCTTTGCGCATACTCTCCGTTGGGTTCGACTGGGACTCCATGGGGGACCAACGAAGTCATGGAATGTGATGTTCTCAAACAGATTGCACTGACCAAAGGGAAGTCCGTACCTCAGGTATCAGTATATGTTGTTTATTCCTATGCATCATCCATGTTAGACTAAGATGTTTCGATGGAGGAGTATTGTACATGTTGTGTTGGTAGATTGATGTCAAATCATTTGTACATGATAGAAGAGCAGTAAGGAATGAGATAGCCTTCAATCTTCATAATACTGCTTCCCTTTCTCTGTCATTACTTCCTAATTTCTTTGTGCTAGTCATTGTTATCTGAAATGCAAAAACCAATTCTCAGAAATCAAAGATTAAAATGAGTTTCAACAGATAAAGTTAATATTCATCAATCAAGAACTTAAGTTTCTAATTTATGATCAGGAATTAATATGTGTAATCTAACTCTTTTAATCATTAACGATTCATACGTATCAAAAGTTTCGCTAAGTCTCTCCTTTTCCTTTACTTTCACAGGTCTCGCTGAAGTGGCTACACCAACAAGGGGTGGGCGTGATTGTTAAAAGCTTCCGAAAGGAGAGGTTGAAGGAAAACATCGACATATTTGACTGGGAATTAACAGCCGAAGAGTTGCAGAAGATTAGCCAAATTCCACAATCCAGAGGCCCTGCAGGAGACGGTTTTGTCTCTGCCAATGGCCCTTACAAGTCACTGGAAGAGTTATGGGATGGCGAGATATAATGTGTTGTACGATTCAGAAAGCAAACCTGTGCTTGCTGTGATGTTTATGATCATGCTATTTTGATACTCGCAGAAACCAATAAAGAACTGTGCAAGTCGTGATAATGCCGAGAACTGTGCCATCATATTTATGATTGTGGTTTTATCTTGACTTCATCTCTTCTATTTAAAAGGTGAGCTTGCGGGACGTGATTCTTGTCGTTTCGCTTTACGAGCAGCCAATGCAGCATGCAAACACCTAGATTTCTCCCATTCTCGGTGGCATTTATGGAATGCACATGTTGTTGTAACTATTCCAAATGTGGAAATATgtgcaaaaaaattattttgtgcAATTAATTGTAAAGGAGAAGATTACATCAGTGAATTACTTAAaagttttatatgtatatatgtgtatgcatATTGATATATGTGTGACGTAAAGAAAAGTAAACCAAAAGAATAATCTGGATATATGCCCCAAATGTAATCACTGCTTGCTATGTGTCGCTACCACTGCTAACCGTAGTAAACCTGTGGTGATTATTATATATGCTCTATGTTTTATGAATGTTAaacttatttatatataaataatttttgcTGATACGATGAGTTGTGTTTATTTGTCACGTGCAAAGCAACACAGCTACGTTTCGTTTGATGGGGAATAGGCAATGAGATTAAATTCCACGCAAGAGTGTCCCCTACGACCGATGGAGTGGGCCCGCTCGCTCTTCCATGACTCGGACCAAGCAGAATCTTTTCTCACAGTATGCACCAAAAGAAAAGGTCCAAAGGCCATGTGCTTCTTCTTCCTCGTGAAATCACAATACATGAGTAATGTAACAGAGGGCATGAAAGCATGACCCTCTGGTTTCAATCAATCCTCTCAATATACAGCATGACCTTTCACTGCTTGCTCTCAACTCAATGCGCATCTTGGGCTCACACGAAAGCATCCGCCTCGACCACTCGACCACGTTCTCCTTGGTTTCTCCTGTGGCGCCGCCGGCGATCCCCCAACCTGACGCCGTCCAGCCCGTAAGATTGCCTTTCCTTGCTGCTCTCGTCGATGCTGCATTCCGGCGGAGGTGTTGGGTATCGATCACGATCGTAGCAATACAAGTACTGCATGTGGTTCCTTCTGAAGCTCGTCATCCGTGCTCGTTGATCCGACGACATCGTCAGTGTATCGTATCGAGCGTTCTCCGGCCTCTCACAAGGCGAAGAATGATCGATGGGATCGACAGCACAGCCATGGAGGACGAGCTCCGAAAATTCGGCGACATAAGGGGCGTATTTGTATTTGACCTTGTAGCGGCCGCCGGAGGTGGCCCAGTTGGAGCCGTCCCATATGGTGGCGTACAGTGACATCGGCTTGGCCGGGAAGACCCCTCCCGCGGCCTCCGTCCTCACAATCTCTCTAATTGGAGTGCCATCAACGTAGAATCTGCACAGCAATGCAGACGACAACGCGAGGATGGGATCAATCATTAAGGAACAAAAGCAATTAGAGGAGATGGATAAAAGTAGGAAGCCAGATCTAGTGTTTTGATTGGCCATCTTTCTTTCACAACTCACATGATTCTGTCATGGTTCCAAAGGATGGAGTAGTGATGGAAATCTTCGGTTGGGTCGAACCAGAGGTCACATCTCTCCTCCCTTCCAACAGCAGTGCTCCCATTTCCATAGACATTGGTCTGAACCCTCCACTCTCTGCCTCTTACATTCCCCAGGAACTCAAAGTCCAACTCATCATGGGTCTTCTCAAACGCATCGCCGTTTGACATCTGCAGGCGGTGAAACATCAATGAAGCGTCAATACTATTTCTCAAACGAGCCCAAGACAAGTTGATGGACCGATGGGACTTATCGATGAacctaaaaaatatataagaccAAGAAAATGATGGTTTAATCAAAAGGTGCACAAGTATTTGGTGAAAGAATGAAACACATGATACAGAACCCAAGACTCCACTTTTATCTAACAGCTAAAGGAGGACTGctagagaagaaaagagagagaatggTGGAAAACATCAAATGCCACTCTTCAGGTCATTGAAATGTATTTGGTGTTGAAAACTTAGATACGAAAAGATAATTTTTTGACAGATAAAAAGTCGATTTCTCCGAAGAAAGATGAGACAGATAAAACGACAGAAATAAAAGCTCAAAGTGAGTGAAGTTGAGAGGAAATAGAAGAGTGACTAGTAAAGCATATCTCTGTACGGAGAGAAACCCACGTAGAAGGCGACGACGACGCCAGCGGTGTAATCGGAAGGGAGCTTAATGGAAGCGCTGAAGAAGCCATGGAGGTAGAGGTCTTGAGAGGCGAATCCAGCACCTGCGCATGATCAGATACATGCCAATGAGGAACAAAGGTGAGATTTTTAACGGACGGTGCGGGAGGAGGACCTGTTCTCTCGTCAAGGGAGAGGTGGACTCGCTTCCCGTCCCGTAGGAGCATGAGGTTGCCGTCGCCAAAGAGCTGGGTGTATCCCTCCTCGAAGGACAGAGTTGGGAGGCTGTCAATAACCGTAGTGACCGCATTGGCGAAGCAGAGGAAGAACAGAAGAgaaaaaccaaagaagaagagaaccaAAGAACCCATCAtgcttctccctcctcctcctcctctctctctctctctctcaagaaagGACTGGGAGAACGAGCGAAGAGTTACTttttattggttgagagaggggcAGTAGTGACTGAGGAGCAGGACCTGCAGAGCAAGGGCCCAACCCCTGCTCCTACTCTCTCTCACGGTATGAGATGAAAGATGGATTTTGCAAGAGGTGTCGTCAACTCGCACCAAAACTTGTCGCTTGGGTGCTCGAGAGACTCTTAATAATGACTGTTTCGGTAGTAGAAAACAGAGTCATGAGACTACTTAGGACAAAGCGTAGACTACTAGAGATGTTCATGTATGAAACATAGTCAAATCTGATGGTATAGAATAATGGGGGACACATAACGTGAAGAGGGAACGCCTAAGGTGAAACATAGCCGCAGGATTTGACGAACATGCTCCCTTGTTTTTCCTGCaagttttatcttattttttagGGATAATAGAAAATAATCTAAGAGGAATGAAAGATTTGTTGGACTGAGGAAACAGCAAATGAAGATGTAAGCGGTTTCTGTACAGAAAGCAGCACAGTGTCACATTCTAACCTCATTTATTACCCGCTTCCCAAACATGTAGGAACCATGGCGATGCTCGCTGTGGCTCCATCCAAGGTTAGTGCCAATAAATATCTTCAGATGGGAAGAACCTGGAACCGAGGCAGTAAAAACATGTCCATGGAGGGGAGGAGAGCTCGCAGGACTTCATTGCTGGGTGTCGTCCAATCCATGGCGATCAATGCAGAGGTACGGAGGGAGGGAGCACCGGATTGAATCCATGGCTGCCATGGTTCTCACGCCAACCGTGATCGCGGAGACGCGCCAAAAGAATCCCGGGGCGTGAGAGGGTACACACGCTACCTACCCGATATTGATTGAGAGTAACGCCCACCACTTCCGCTGCAGCGGCCTGCGTGGCCCCACTTGCCCCCCCCCCccgtttatttccatttcatattccaaaaaatatataattcaagTAAATTAAAAgattattgatttaattattatttgAGTTACACAAATTACTAAATGAAGTCAAAATAGGACGAGTTCAGTCGCATCACGGCCACATCCGTCGCATCAGATGAATGTGATGCACCGAGTGAGGATCCACTGTAGATATCGCCACTCATCGTTTTACCTTCGCAGCAACCCACGCCTCCAAACAGTTGCAAAGGGGCCCACTGCAACCCAAGCAGTGTGGGGTCTCCGTCAAAAGGAACGTAAGCCGGCGGCCACATTCACTCATCGGACGGCCGGAGGCAAAACGGGCGGATGGGGATTAATTCTCTCTCCCTCTGCATGTAATAATTTGAGCGAATTCCCCTTTTTACATTTACAAACCGCTaatttattgttctcaaaaatttaTATATCCCATTTGATCTCACACAGAGATTTATATTGGCAGATTCATCGTTCAAATGATGAAAAATCACTTGCACGTATTTATGTTTATTGAAGCACACCGGCATAAATGGGTCGCCTTTGGGCCCTCTGTTTGGCCCATTAGAAACGCCTTTTCTTTTGTGAGGGTGAtttataacaacaacaaaaaaaagtatGGAACAAGAATAgtcaattttgatatttttaacagcTTTTGGAACCAAAAACTATTTTTTAGTGTCTGAAATTTAAAccttaataaataattttttgaagGATAAGAAGGGTAAGCAATTTCAAGGTGAAGGCTTACCTTAAATAGTTCAACATCTTATTAGCCATAATCAAAATTCTTACAAACTAAGTTGGTCACCATGTCCAATTTGCAATTTGACATACACTCTCCTTATCTCTCATTTTGTCGTTTGTTACAAATGATTCGTATTTTACATCGAGATTCGGGATCGAGACCAGATAGAATCATCTCCGTAATTCTAATCGACGGCCGGCCGGCCGAATTGGCTGAGACCGACACATGATGATCTCATGCCAGTCGTTTGATTTACGAGTACAATGGCAATACGAGTGAAGCAAATTTGCTCGCAACTGTAGGTTTCCCACTCATTGTCGTGTTCCCCTTCCCAAGCATCATCATTGGAAGTGTATATATTTCTCTACCCAGTGCGTGTGTTATGATGGCAACTCCACTAGTGGAACCTTATTCTCTGGCTCATCACTTCTCCCTCGTATTGTGCGGCGACTTGAATGTTTCAGGCACTGCTCCGTGAGCGTGCTGGAAGAGCGAGGAGGAGACCAGAAAAAGCAGCTATCGCAAGCCACCTCGCACTAAAGGAGGCAGGACGTGATCCTGTTAATTTCTTCGGCGTTTTAGTTGGCCTCCACGTTGATGTGTAACTTTCTAAGTTCTTTGATATATTAAACGAATTACATATTGCTAGAAGTTTAGATCGAGGAAAATACAGTAAGTCACTGTTTTAACTTAAACATATGACTTATAATTTGTACAATAATACATTAATCAATTCAATTAATGAACTATATGACTTAGAAATATCAACCTGGTATTTCTTATTACCAATTTATTTCAACGTCATTGTAATTTGTGGTTTTAAATTTATAGTTtaagattttaaatttaatttaaaaaaattaatctccCATAATTAAGTCTAATAAAATAGATAAGTTAATCCTTTTAATTTCATtggcatatatatttacatcaacAGTGTAGTGCAAAAGTTGCTCTACCCATTCATGTGCTGGACACATCATCAGCCTTAAAATGGCGACAAAGA
Proteins encoded:
- the LOC135616107 gene encoding probable xyloglucan endotransglucosylase/hydrolase protein 28, with amino-acid sequence MMGSLVLFFFGFSLLFFLCFANAVTTVIDSLPTLSFEEGYTQLFGDGNLMLLRDGKRVHLSLDERTGAGFASQDLYLHGFFSASIKLPSDYTAGVVVAFYMSNGDAFEKTHDELDFEFLGNVRGREWRVQTNVYGNGSTAVGREERCDLWFDPTEDFHHYSILWNHDRIIFYVDGTPIREIVRTEAAGGVFPAKPMSLYATIWDGSNWATSGGRYKVKYKYAPYVAEFSELVLHGCAVDPIDHSSPCERPENARYDTLTMSSDQRARMTSFRRNHMQYLYCYDRDRYPTPPPECSIDESSKERQSYGLDGVRLGDRRRRHRRNQGERGRVVEADAFV
- the LOC135617095 gene encoding non-functional NADPH-dependent codeinone reductase 2-like yields the protein MGVIPEVTLSSGHAMPLVGLGTASYPPATPEAFRTVMMDAIALGYRHFDTASLYGTEERLGEAVADAIGQGLVKREELFITSKLWCTDAHADRVVAALRQSLGTLKLEYLDLYLVHWPISMKPSDTKFPINKDDFLPIDLKAVWEAMEECQRAGLTKSIGVSNFSCKKLERLLSTASIPPAVNQVEMNPIWQQNKLLDYAKNKGIKLCAYSPLGSTGTPWGTNEVMECDVLKQIALTKGKSVPQVSLKWLHQQGVGVIVKSFRKERLKENIDIFDWELTAEELQKISQIPQSRGPAGDGFVSANGPYKSLEELWDGEI